The Chiloscyllium plagiosum isolate BGI_BamShark_2017 unplaced genomic scaffold, ASM401019v2 scaf_90579, whole genome shotgun sequence genomic interval tattgttctatgttctattctctaCTTTGCCCATTTTCTCATTCCACTCTCTCTCTTTAATGCCTCTACATCGGTCCCAGTGATAGCGGAGTGTCCCACCAGGGCAATCAGGCCAATGCAGAAGAGCTCCTTGAGACTGCAGCAGAGTTTTTCCATCAGACGCCGGTTCCTCTGGTCATATCGCATGGCAGTTTCCCGAATGGGTTTGCCAAAGATGGCAGAATACCCCATCACTGCATCATAGAGAGTGTGAAGGTTCTGGTCACCTTTAGTCTCATTGAAGTGTGTGAGGAATTCTTCTTTCTCATTCTCCCGGAATTCCGGTTTTGTGTTCAGGATGTCCATGTACTTCCTGAATTGGTTTTTCAGATTCTCCTCAATGGGGAAGAACTGATTATTGACTGTGCTTTGGTCGATAGCCTGAAGCACTTGCTGAATCTGAcctggagactgtttaaggaacaattgctgcgagtgatgcacaaatgtgttcctctgagacaggcaagaaggggtacatagaacatcgaaaaatacagcgcaatacaggccctttggcactcgatgttgcgccgatccaagcccacctaacctacactagcccactatcctccatatgcctatccaatgccgtTTAAATGCTCATAAAGAGGGAGTgtccaccattgctactggcagggcattccatgaactcatgacttgctgagtaaagaatctacccctaacatctgtcctatacctaccaccccttaatttaaagctatgccccctcgtaatagctgactccatacgtggaaaaaggttctcatggtcaaccctatctaaacccctaatcatcttgtacacctctatcaagtcacccctaaaccttcttttctccaatgaaaacagccccaagtgcctcagcctttcaaataagataaaggaaccttggatgtcgAGAGCGGAGGAGattctcatcaaaagaaagaaggcagcttacgtaaggtggagggagcAAGGGTCGTGCTCAGCTctggaggattacaggcaggcgaggaaggagctcaaaaatggtctgaggaaagccaggagggggcacg includes:
- the LOC122544997 gene encoding LOW QUALITY PROTEIN: protein rapunzel-like (The sequence of the model RefSeq protein was modified relative to this genomic sequence to represent the inferred CDS: inserted 1 base in 1 codon), with translation SPGQIQQVLQAIDQSTVNNQFFPIEENLKNQFRKYMDILNTKPEFRENEKEEFLTHFNETKGDQNLHTLYDAVMGYSAIFGKPIRETAMRYDQRNRRLMEKLCCSLKELFCIGLIALVGHSAITGTDVEAXKEREWNEKMGK